The window AACACAGAGCACAGACGATGCCGAAGATCAAAAGCCATTTGATCTGAGAAGTGTGCTAGTTATTAATTTCTAGCCTTGCTCAATAGGAGGCGATTATGGGGGATGTTGCACATTCCGATTCGCAGAATGAGTCCACTGAGGTAAAGTGTTCGTCAACAAAAGTGGCACCTTTGGAGGATGGAAAAAAATCAGAGCAACAAGACGAAAATACCTTAGTTAACTCTAGGGTGGCGAGGCTGAGTATCTGTGAAGGAAATGCTATCACAGACGACATTATTCTTAGTCTGAAAAGTAAGGATAAAGTAGATCAGGATGCGGATTCGACCAATGGAAGCACTGACTCTCAGGGAAAGCGCACTAAAACGTctaaaagaagaagaagatccaGTGCTGCTGTCCCGGGACCTGGAAAGTTAAAGCCGGCTCCTAAACACAGTGCTTCGGGCACTATAcaagtcaagaagaagaagaagattttgaagccaCTGCTGGAGGTTAGAGACCGCCTTGATAGGAAAATCAATGTAAGAGAGCTGAGAGATTTAGTTGTATATGCGATGGATGGGAATAACAACGCTCCAAAGTGGGTGACAATCGAGAATAGGAGTGCAATACAAAAAGTGATCGTTCTGCTTGTTCCTGGTTTGCAGGTCGAGGATTTTAATCTCCCCAAAGGCTCGAAATTCAGTGAGAGTAAAGAACAGTTACGAGAATCTCATCTCAAAGGTCTGAATGACCCAACCATAATAAAAGAGTTGCAGGCCTTTCCTGTTTCTGCTCCTGGGTCCAATACTTCACTTTTTTCAGCTTACAATTCTTTTGTGAACGTACAGCTTTCCAAGAACGAGAAGAAAAAGCGTAGAGAGGAGCTTGAAAATAGGAAAATTACTATAAATGATCTACTTATGagtgttgatgatttgcTTGAAAATGACTATCCAATCCACATGGAAACCGCTGGTCTGACTGACGAACTGCGGAATGAACTCACTCAGAGATACGAAGAACAACCCGTCAAATATTTACCAACTCTAAGTTTTGAACACGAGGGCTCTCATATATTTGCCCTAGATTGTGAAATGTGTCGGGCGGAGGAAGGACTAGTGTTGGCAAGAGTAAGCATTGTAAACTTCAATTTGGAAGTGGTTTATGATAAACTTGTCAAGCCTAGTGTTCCAATCATAGATTATATGACAAGATACAGCGGAATAACTGAGGAGAAACTATCGGATGTAACTACCACTTTACAAGATGTTCAGcatgatattttgaaaatagTCGGCACAGAAGATATACTTATAGGTCACTCACTTCAGAGCGATTTTGACGTCCTACAGATGAGACACCCGAAGGTCGTCGACACAGCGGCTATATTCGACCACAAGGCTGGACCACCATTCAGACCT of the Torulaspora delbrueckii CBS 1146 chromosome 7, complete genome genome contains:
- the RNH70 gene encoding Rnh70p (similar to Saccharomyces cerevisiae RNH70 (YGR276C); ancestral locus Anc_5.23), translated to MGDVAHSDSQNESTEVKCSSTKVAPLEDGKKSEQQDENTLVNSRVARLSICEGNAITDDIILSLKSKDKVDQDADSTNGSTDSQGKRTKTSKRRRRSSAAVPGPGKLKPAPKHSASGTIQVKKKKKILKPLLEVRDRLDRKINVRELRDLVVYAMDGNNNAPKWVTIENRSAIQKVIVLLVPGLQVEDFNLPKGSKFSESKEQLRESHLKGLNDPTIIKELQAFPVSAPGSNTSLFSAYNSFVNVQLSKNEKKKRREELENRKITINDLLMSVDDLLENDYPIHMETAGLTDELRNELTQRYEEQPVKYLPTLSFEHEGSHIFALDCEMCRAEEGLVLARVSIVNFNLEVVYDKLVKPSVPIIDYMTRYSGITEEKLSDVTTTLQDVQHDILKIVGTEDILIGHSLQSDFDVLQMRHPKVVDTAAIFDHKAGPPFRPALRYLASTFLNDDIQNDNGLGHDSIEDATACMKLVKAKIANGMGFGLTINTENLFNKLSKVGVKSMRLSDTGPKLHVAGTNHLESAIRCRSDREIMSVMTENLNKYDLFVCRLRGLEFGRGYATPSALRPCEVSTPEDALEFFSASLQEVYAKCCSGTMIMVMSGSGDTRQWSGIMKELNDLDKEVRAEERQKLQKEIEDAVEVARDGVGFIILKRNGPLE